In a single window of the Nocardioides sp. L-11A genome:
- a CDS encoding beta-eliminating lyase-related protein: MSRRIALASDNWSPTHPDLLAALAAANDGPAPAYGSDGWSAGAAKAFRAEFGPRVRVYPTFGGTGANTVALAASLTGAHEAVVCAADSHVLTDEAGALARFAGASLVSVATDDGMLDIGSLEAALRPFVRGEHQVRPTVVTLANATETGRVYDADQVRELADWAHARDLLVHLDGARLANAAVHEGASLRDLSIGAGVDVLTLGGAKNGMMFGEAVVVASRARVPDLRVRHVRKQAGQLASKQRYIGAQFHHYLQAGLWRANAERANEAARRLAEGLAELPGARLAFPVEANLVFVDLSVRIRAALADIADFHVYDEDSGRCRLVCSYDTDPADIAEFLAVATAAATTRRRRPAATRPTPRGANA; the protein is encoded by the coding sequence GTGAGCCGCCGGATCGCCCTGGCCAGTGACAACTGGTCGCCGACCCACCCCGACCTGTTGGCGGCCCTGGCGGCGGCCAACGACGGCCCCGCGCCGGCGTACGGCTCCGACGGGTGGTCCGCCGGCGCGGCGAAGGCCTTCCGCGCCGAGTTCGGCCCCCGCGTGAGGGTGTATCCGACCTTCGGGGGTACCGGTGCCAACACTGTCGCCCTCGCCGCGTCGCTGACCGGCGCGCACGAGGCGGTCGTCTGTGCCGCCGACAGCCACGTCCTCACCGACGAGGCAGGAGCGCTGGCCCGGTTCGCCGGCGCCTCGCTCGTTTCCGTCGCCACTGACGACGGGATGTTGGACATCGGGAGCCTCGAGGCAGCGTTGCGCCCGTTCGTCCGCGGCGAGCACCAGGTCAGGCCCACCGTGGTGACGCTCGCCAACGCGACCGAGACCGGCCGCGTGTACGACGCCGACCAGGTCCGGGAGCTGGCGGACTGGGCGCACGCGAGGGATCTGCTCGTCCACCTGGACGGCGCACGGCTCGCCAACGCCGCTGTGCACGAGGGGGCCTCCTTGCGCGACCTCAGCATCGGGGCGGGCGTCGACGTGCTGACCCTGGGCGGGGCCAAGAACGGAATGATGTTCGGCGAGGCGGTGGTCGTCGCCTCGCGAGCACGCGTTCCGGACCTCCGGGTGCGACACGTCCGGAAGCAAGCGGGCCAGCTCGCCTCGAAGCAGCGCTACATCGGCGCCCAGTTTCACCACTACCTGCAGGCCGGGCTGTGGCGGGCCAACGCCGAGCGAGCCAACGAGGCCGCCCGTCGGCTAGCCGAAGGGCTGGCGGAGCTGCCGGGTGCGCGACTCGCCTTCCCGGTCGAGGCGAACCTGGTGTTCGTGGACCTGAGCGTCCGTATCCGGGCCGCCTTGGCCGACATCGCCGACTTCCACGTGTACGACGAGGACAGCGGACGATGCCGTCTGGTCTGCTCCTACGACACGGACCCCGCCGACATCGCAGAATTCCTGGCAGTGGCAACAGCCGCCGCCACCACCCGACGGCGGCGACCAGCCGCGACACGTCCAACGCCCCGAGGAGCGAACGCATGA
- a CDS encoding GMC family oxidoreductase, which yields MTENDWDLIVVGAGSAGAALAARAAAGGRRVLLLEGGPDYRSRDMPEVWRSPNPLRALLDPEATKSLVWRDLMATRTEHQEAQPYWRGRGVGGSSSVNGQIAIRPPLEDFDDYAALGADGWDRDSVLPYFTRLEDDQDYGATAYHGSGGPIPVFRTDPADWGSVDRALHDAALGAGFGWEDDVNAPGATGVSRYPINSRGGRRVTTNDAYLEPMRADPNLDIRGGVVVDRLLIDGDRVAGVTAVVDGAPTEFRADLTVLSAGAIHSPAILQRSGIGPADVLERAGVQVRADLAVGRALQDHPVVFVRIPLTEESAVTSVDGRHTNVTVRYTSEGPGSVFNDMLIMSGNQNVLAMERADVRFGAGAVGLWVNRVYAEGTVSIVGTDPRVQPFVRQRMLDDERDLARLRHGIRLVADLCRSDAVAAISAGNLPELNAELFAAIDDDRRLDEFLLATAADAQHPTSTCRIGRGDDPRAVVDSRGRLHGFRGVMVADASILPFVPRANTHLAAVMVGEYLADKLG from the coding sequence ATGACCGAGAACGACTGGGACCTGATCGTGGTGGGCGCGGGCTCCGCAGGTGCGGCGCTCGCCGCCCGCGCCGCGGCCGGCGGGCGCCGGGTCCTCCTGCTCGAGGGCGGGCCCGACTACCGCTCGCGTGATATGCCTGAGGTCTGGCGCTCGCCGAACCCGCTCCGCGCGCTTCTCGACCCCGAGGCCACCAAGAGCCTGGTGTGGCGTGACCTGATGGCCACGCGCACGGAGCACCAGGAGGCCCAGCCGTACTGGAGGGGCCGAGGTGTCGGCGGCAGCTCGTCGGTCAACGGCCAGATCGCGATTCGGCCACCGCTGGAGGACTTCGACGACTACGCAGCGCTCGGGGCCGACGGCTGGGACCGGGACAGCGTGCTGCCGTACTTCACGCGCCTCGAGGACGACCAGGACTATGGCGCCACGGCGTACCACGGCAGTGGCGGCCCGATCCCGGTCTTCCGGACTGACCCGGCCGACTGGGGCTCGGTCGACCGCGCCCTGCACGACGCCGCCCTCGGTGCCGGCTTCGGGTGGGAGGACGACGTGAACGCGCCGGGCGCGACGGGCGTCTCGCGCTACCCGATCAACAGCCGAGGTGGTCGGCGGGTCACCACGAACGACGCGTACCTGGAGCCGATGCGAGCAGATCCGAACCTCGACATCCGCGGCGGCGTCGTGGTCGACCGACTGCTCATCGACGGCGATCGGGTCGCGGGCGTCACCGCGGTCGTCGACGGCGCCCCCACCGAGTTCCGGGCCGATCTCACCGTCTTGTCGGCGGGCGCCATCCACTCACCCGCGATCCTGCAGCGCAGCGGCATCGGGCCGGCGGACGTCCTCGAGCGCGCCGGCGTACAAGTCCGGGCGGACCTCGCGGTCGGTCGTGCGCTCCAGGACCATCCCGTGGTCTTCGTGCGGATCCCGTTGACCGAGGAGTCGGCCGTCACGTCCGTGGACGGGCGGCACACAAACGTCACTGTGCGCTACACGAGCGAGGGACCAGGCTCGGTCTTCAACGACATGCTGATCATGTCGGGGAACCAGAACGTGCTGGCCATGGAGCGGGCCGACGTCCGATTCGGCGCCGGCGCCGTCGGGCTGTGGGTGAACCGGGTGTACGCCGAGGGCACCGTATCGATCGTGGGCACCGACCCGCGGGTCCAGCCGTTCGTGCGCCAGCGGATGCTCGACGACGAGAGGGACCTGGCCCGCTTGCGCCACGGCATCCGGCTGGTCGCCGACCTGTGCCGCTCGGACGCGGTCGCGGCGATCTCGGCCGGCAACCTGCCGGAGCTCAATGCCGAGCTGTTCGCGGCGATCGACGACGACCGCCGGCTGGACGAGTTCCTTCTGGCGACTGCCGCCGACGCCCAGCATCCGACGAGCACGTGCCGCATCGGTCGCGGCGACGACCCGAGGGCCGTGGTCGACAGCAGGGGCCGGCTGCACGGGTTCCGTGGCGTCATGGTCGCGGACGCCTCGATCCTCCCGTTCGTGCCGCGAGCCAACACCCACCTCGCAGCCGTCATGGTCGGCGAGTATCTCGCCGACAAGCTGGGGTGA
- a CDS encoding aldehyde dehydrogenase family protein, translated as MKQTAIAHWVAGRPVVAVGGGGRPVLSPHDGSVLATLPIGTARDVGAAVDSASVSQVGWAALGLADRIRRMDEFAAAVEEHVEELATLQRLEMGQPLGLGRMLILQGAAALRSACATAKQYAFSVEAAGEDGASRLERRPLGVAALITPWNSPVLSVLEQCGPILLSGNALVVKPSELCPMSVAFLSSISPLPPGVMNVVHGDGSTGALLSAHEAVRLVSFTGSVGSGRAVALAAAQKLMRATLELGGKDAVVVDRDVDVESVAAQVALGSLLNSGQICTSMERVYVHQDIAPAFTEAVGVAVEAWGFDDGGAAMPALGPLASGRQRDLVVAQLRDAADRGARVVRGGVVPEGPGNRLPATVVTGVNASMSLMREETFGPVVAIESIGSFEAGLRQAAASTYGLGATVYSNDEAHLAAAAELPVALVWLNQWQGRGGIMVYEPTKSSGMGATGGSASFDAATRPQTVYRGPRLP; from the coding sequence ATGAAGCAGACCGCGATCGCCCATTGGGTCGCCGGTCGGCCCGTCGTGGCGGTAGGGGGCGGCGGCCGCCCGGTCCTCTCGCCGCACGACGGCTCGGTCCTGGCCACGCTGCCGATCGGCACGGCGCGCGACGTTGGCGCTGCGGTGGACTCGGCGAGCGTGAGCCAAGTCGGCTGGGCCGCGCTCGGGCTGGCCGACCGGATCCGACGCATGGACGAGTTCGCGGCCGCGGTCGAGGAGCACGTCGAGGAGCTGGCGACCTTGCAGCGCCTCGAGATGGGCCAGCCGCTGGGGCTCGGGCGGATGCTGATCCTCCAGGGCGCCGCGGCCCTCCGCTCGGCCTGTGCGACGGCGAAGCAGTACGCCTTCTCGGTCGAGGCTGCCGGCGAGGACGGCGCCAGCCGCCTCGAGCGGCGGCCCCTCGGAGTCGCGGCGCTGATCACGCCGTGGAACTCGCCGGTTCTCTCCGTCCTGGAGCAGTGTGGGCCGATCCTGCTCAGCGGGAACGCGCTGGTGGTCAAGCCGTCGGAGCTGTGCCCGATGTCGGTGGCGTTCCTCTCCTCGATCTCGCCGCTCCCGCCCGGGGTGATGAACGTCGTCCACGGCGACGGGAGCACTGGCGCTCTGCTCAGTGCGCACGAGGCTGTCCGACTGGTGAGCTTCACCGGCTCGGTCGGCTCGGGCCGGGCGGTGGCACTCGCCGCCGCACAGAAGCTGATGCGTGCGACGCTCGAGCTCGGCGGGAAGGACGCGGTCGTCGTCGACCGTGACGTCGACGTCGAGAGCGTCGCCGCGCAGGTCGCGCTCGGCTCTCTGCTGAACAGCGGGCAGATCTGCACCTCGATGGAGCGTGTATACGTCCACCAGGACATCGCCCCGGCCTTCACCGAGGCGGTGGGTGTGGCAGTCGAGGCATGGGGCTTCGACGACGGAGGAGCCGCCATGCCGGCGCTGGGGCCGCTGGCCTCGGGCCGTCAGCGCGACCTGGTGGTCGCTCAGCTGCGGGACGCGGCCGACCGGGGCGCCCGGGTGGTGCGCGGCGGCGTCGTACCGGAGGGTCCAGGGAACCGCCTGCCGGCCACGGTCGTAACCGGCGTGAACGCCTCGATGTCGCTGATGCGGGAGGAGACCTTCGGGCCGGTCGTCGCGATCGAGTCGATCGGCTCGTTCGAGGCCGGCTTGCGCCAGGCGGCCGCGAGCACGTACGGCCTGGGTGCCACCGTCTACTCGAACGACGAGGCGCACCTGGCGGCGGCGGCCGAGCTCCCCGTCGCCCTCGTCTGGCTCAATCAGTGGCAGGGCCGGGGTGGGATCATGGTCTACGAGCCCACCAAGTCCAGCGGGATGGGGGCCACCGGCGGCTCGGCGTCGTTCGACGCGGCGACCCGGCCCCAGACCGTGTACCGAGGCCCTCGACTGCCGTGA
- a CDS encoding helix-turn-helix domain-containing protein: MGRLAPEDEQARRARTLPDGVNPADFSEALARGLAVLEAFGTDRDRLTQAEAAKLVGVSRATVRRAILTLEFLGYLRSDGRSYELTSQVMALSGRYLGSNPVSSVLQPSCDRIGARFNAPCSVAVLDRDDALIVARFVPDHLIAIGTGIGFRTPARVSSLGRVLVASLPEDQAAAYLGGASGLTEAELAEVRSDGYSYVADDIEAGKHSIAVPVARWDGRIVAALHVGATKEEISPDRMRGEVLGALLDEVAQRQPQLI; this comes from the coding sequence ATGGGTCGACTAGCACCTGAGGACGAGCAGGCCCGGCGCGCCCGCACGCTCCCCGACGGGGTCAACCCCGCCGACTTCTCCGAGGCCCTGGCGCGCGGCCTGGCCGTCCTCGAGGCGTTCGGCACCGACCGAGACCGACTGACCCAGGCGGAGGCCGCCAAGCTGGTCGGCGTCTCGAGGGCGACCGTGCGGCGCGCGATCCTGACCTTGGAGTTCCTCGGCTACCTCCGCAGCGACGGCCGCTCCTACGAACTCACATCCCAGGTGATGGCCCTGTCCGGCCGCTACCTGGGTTCTAACCCGGTGAGCTCCGTGCTCCAGCCGTCGTGCGACCGGATCGGCGCCCGCTTCAACGCGCCCTGCTCTGTCGCCGTGCTCGACCGGGACGACGCCCTGATCGTCGCCCGCTTCGTGCCCGACCACCTGATCGCGATTGGGACCGGGATCGGCTTCCGTACCCCGGCGCGGGTCTCGTCCCTGGGCCGGGTCCTGGTCGCGAGCCTGCCCGAGGATCAGGCCGCCGCCTACCTCGGCGGCGCGAGTGGCCTGACCGAGGCCGAGCTCGCCGAGGTGCGCAGCGACGGCTACAGCTATGTGGCCGACGACATCGAGGCCGGCAAGCACTCGATCGCCGTTCCGGTGGCCCGCTGGGACGGCCGGATCGTGGCCGCGCTCCACGTCGGGGCGACCAAGGAGGAGATCTCGCCGGACCGGATGCGTGGCGAGGTGCTCGGCGCCCTGCTCGACGAGGTCGCCCAGCGGCAACCGCAGCTGATCTGA
- a CDS encoding aldehyde dehydrogenase, with protein METLEPRGLYYAGGWQRPATDATIVTRNAATLETVGSTSAATPEDVDAAVRGVRRALDEPDGWSSWSAADRADRLEALADALATRGPRIAQVVSAQNGMPIQLAAQLEAGMPAATLRYYADFIREKDFAPLRAGRHGGTAQVREEPVGVVAGIVPWNFPQTLAFTKLAPALAAGCGIVLKPSPETALDSLLVADALEEAGFPAGVVGILPGGAEVGAALVAHPGVDKVSFTGSTEVGRSIAEQCGRLLRPASTELGGKSAAVLLEDVDLTKRWGDLFGAALLNNGQTCYATTRLLVPRSRYEELVGSVAAFVGSLVVGDPSDPTVQVGPLVSERQRDRVISLIATGVAEGGRVVVGGGPGERFGPGWFVEPTVVADVDTTSTLAQTEIFGPVLTITPYDDVAEAVSLANATPFGLCGTVWTEDLALGARVAGRLHAGAVGVNGYVPDPAFSFGGWKASGLGRELGPEGLAGYLRVQTVHLAAG; from the coding sequence ATGGAAACTTTGGAGCCGCGAGGCCTGTACTACGCGGGTGGCTGGCAGCGCCCGGCGACGGACGCCACCATCGTGACGCGCAACGCCGCGACGCTCGAGACCGTCGGCTCGACGAGTGCCGCGACGCCCGAGGACGTCGACGCCGCCGTGCGCGGCGTTCGGCGCGCCCTCGACGAACCGGACGGCTGGTCGTCCTGGTCGGCAGCCGATCGCGCCGACCGGCTGGAGGCGCTGGCCGACGCCCTCGCGACGCGCGGGCCGCGGATCGCCCAGGTGGTCTCCGCGCAGAACGGCATGCCGATCCAGCTCGCGGCGCAGCTCGAGGCCGGTATGCCCGCTGCGACGCTGCGGTACTACGCCGACTTCATCCGCGAGAAAGACTTCGCCCCGCTGCGCGCGGGTCGGCACGGAGGCACCGCGCAGGTCCGCGAGGAGCCGGTCGGCGTGGTCGCCGGCATCGTGCCCTGGAACTTCCCCCAGACCCTGGCCTTCACCAAGCTCGCGCCCGCCCTGGCTGCCGGGTGCGGCATCGTGCTGAAGCCGTCTCCCGAGACCGCGCTCGACAGCCTCCTCGTCGCCGACGCCCTCGAGGAGGCGGGCTTCCCGGCGGGTGTGGTCGGCATCCTCCCGGGAGGCGCGGAGGTCGGCGCGGCGCTGGTCGCCCACCCGGGGGTCGACAAGGTCTCGTTCACCGGCTCAACCGAGGTCGGGAGATCGATCGCCGAGCAGTGCGGGCGCCTGCTACGACCGGCGAGCACCGAGCTAGGCGGCAAGTCGGCCGCGGTACTGCTCGAGGACGTGGACCTGACCAAGCGTTGGGGTGACCTCTTCGGCGCGGCGCTCCTCAACAACGGGCAGACCTGCTACGCGACGACCCGGCTCCTGGTCCCTCGCTCACGATACGAGGAGCTGGTCGGATCGGTGGCCGCGTTCGTCGGCTCTCTCGTCGTCGGCGACCCCTCGGATCCCACGGTCCAGGTCGGCCCTCTCGTGTCGGAGCGCCAGCGGGACCGGGTCATCTCGCTGATCGCAACTGGTGTCGCCGAGGGTGGCCGGGTCGTGGTCGGCGGCGGTCCGGGTGAGCGCTTCGGGCCGGGCTGGTTTGTGGAACCGACCGTGGTCGCCGACGTCGACACCACCTCGACGCTCGCGCAGACCGAGATCTTCGGGCCGGTCCTGACCATCACGCCGTACGACGACGTCGCCGAGGCGGTCAGCCTCGCGAACGCAACCCCGTTCGGGTTGTGCGGCACGGTGTGGACCGAGGACCTCGCGCTCGGTGCTCGGGTCGCCGGGCGGCTGCACGCGGGTGCAGTCGGCGTCAACGGCTACGTCCCCGACCCCGCGTTCTCGTTCGGGGGATGGAAGGCGAGCGGCCTGGGCCGAGAGCTCGGCCCGGAGGGACTCGCCGGGTACCTGCGGGTCCAGACCGTCCACCTCGCGGCCGGCTGA
- a CDS encoding NAD(P)H-dependent oxidoreductase, producing MIQVITGSTRRQRVGHHVAAWVAEQAEGRHDLTVERVDLAQVDLPLYDEPMHPRLRQYEHEHTRAFGQLIERAEGFIIVFPEYNHSFNAALKNAVDHLFHEWSDKPVGLVSYGGISGGTRAAAALRPVLSSVGAVALREAVVVPSVGARIEEQASGRRFSPSPENDEALADLLDALVRWIPRCRSAAPSGGE from the coding sequence GTGATCCAGGTGATCACGGGGAGCACCCGGCGCCAACGCGTCGGACACCATGTCGCCGCGTGGGTGGCAGAGCAAGCGGAAGGCCGACATGACCTCACGGTCGAGCGGGTCGACCTCGCCCAGGTCGACCTCCCGCTCTACGACGAGCCGATGCACCCCCGGCTGCGCCAGTACGAGCACGAGCACACACGCGCCTTCGGTCAACTGATCGAGCGGGCCGAAGGGTTCATCATCGTCTTCCCGGAGTACAACCACAGCTTCAATGCGGCCTTGAAGAACGCCGTCGACCATCTCTTCCACGAGTGGTCGGACAAGCCGGTCGGCTTGGTTAGCTACGGGGGGATCTCCGGCGGGACCCGGGCCGCGGCCGCCCTGCGCCCAGTGCTGTCGTCGGTCGGGGCTGTCGCCCTGCGCGAGGCCGTGGTGGTCCCGTCGGTCGGCGCTCGGATCGAGGAGCAGGCATCGGGACGGCGCTTCTCTCCGAGCCCGGAGAACGACGAGGCGCTCGCGGACCTGCTCGACGCGCTGGTCCGGTGGATCCCCCGCTGTCGTTCGGCCGCGCCGTCAGGGGGCGAGTGA
- a CDS encoding TetR/AcrR family transcriptional regulator, which translates to MTSSARATTAAAAGPGRPRDADLDTAIIQVTRERLAEQGYSQISLSEIAAAAGTTRPTLYRRWPTKLDLVIAALEWGFQAQTDSYPTDAIAELEPREAFVEAVRRLDPAYFNEDAMLLMGNFMGEARRTPELLAIVRERAVNPRLAQLEAVLQALRDAGRIRPDVDVRAVATLCFGAYFATFLREDTDHHAVAESVCDTLWPSLAP; encoded by the coding sequence ATGACCTCCAGCGCACGCGCGACGACCGCTGCGGCCGCCGGTCCCGGCCGGCCTCGCGACGCCGACCTCGACACCGCGATCATCCAGGTGACTCGTGAGCGGCTGGCAGAGCAGGGATACTCGCAGATCAGCCTGAGCGAGATCGCGGCCGCGGCGGGCACGACCCGGCCCACGCTGTACCGCCGCTGGCCGACCAAGCTCGATCTGGTCATCGCCGCCCTGGAGTGGGGGTTCCAGGCGCAGACCGACTCCTACCCCACCGACGCCATCGCGGAGCTGGAACCGCGAGAGGCCTTCGTCGAAGCGGTACGGCGCCTCGACCCGGCGTACTTCAACGAGGACGCCATGCTGCTGATGGGCAACTTCATGGGTGAGGCCCGCCGTACGCCGGAGCTGCTCGCGATCGTGCGCGAGCGCGCCGTCAACCCACGCCTCGCCCAGCTCGAGGCCGTGCTCCAGGCACTACGGGACGCCGGCCGGATCCGACCGGATGTCGACGTGCGGGCGGTCGCCACCCTGTGCTTCGGCGCGTACTTCGCCACGTTCCTGCGCGAGGACACCGACCACCATGCCGTCGCGGAAAGCGTCTGCGACACCCTGTGGCCCTCACTCGCCCCCTGA
- a CDS encoding DUF4863 family protein, with protein MSTPQDLIDASIPFLNALKNRTAGEDLERWLNQTHGPGSEFYDCVARLVTEGVRDGWAANIEIDGPHYRRSRLAEPSAELNYFSITAVYMDSVEPFRGQYHQHPYGELNLVVALDEGAELAGPRGWCGGGWTAPDPGSHHYPEVRGGAVIALFYLPAGRISYDIVPPVE; from the coding sequence ATGAGCACACCGCAGGACCTGATCGATGCCAGCATCCCGTTCCTGAACGCGTTGAAGAACCGGACCGCCGGGGAGGATCTCGAGCGCTGGTTGAACCAGACCCACGGCCCCGGTTCGGAGTTCTACGACTGTGTGGCGAGACTGGTGACCGAGGGCGTCCGGGACGGCTGGGCGGCCAACATCGAGATCGACGGCCCGCACTACCGGCGCAGTCGCCTCGCCGAGCCGAGTGCCGAGTTGAACTACTTCAGCATCACGGCCGTCTACATGGACAGCGTCGAGCCGTTCCGTGGCCAGTACCACCAGCACCCGTACGGCGAGCTGAACCTCGTGGTCGCGCTCGACGAGGGTGCCGAGCTCGCCGGTCCGCGCGGCTGGTGCGGCGGGGGCTGGACGGCGCCGGACCCGGGGAGCCACCACTACCCGGAGGTGCGTGGCGGCGCAGTCATCGCCCTGTTCTACCTTCCGGCGGGCCGCATCTCCTACGACATCGTGCCCCCCGTCGAATGA
- a CDS encoding nitroreductase, whose protein sequence is MHPGDARSSCHDDEVNTFDAIVRGRRSVRAYRDHPVHPQLVREILELAARAPSNSNVQPWHTYVLSGARRRALTEHVLRYYDTLGRAKREFDYQPDPAAWESPFKERRERFGEGLYGRALGLRLEDATERERYHRRNYDFFSAPVGMIVTTARNPRASALIDVGAYIQTLLLSAQSRGLATCAQASFLDFHPAVREHLAIPAARMIVCGISLGYEDRAHPIAANETDREPVDQQVTFVR, encoded by the coding sequence ATGCACCCGGGTGACGCGCGCTCGTCGTGCCACGACGACGAGGTGAACACGTTCGACGCGATCGTCCGGGGCCGGCGCAGCGTGCGGGCGTACCGTGACCATCCGGTTCACCCACAGCTGGTTCGCGAGATCCTGGAGCTCGCCGCCCGGGCGCCGAGCAACTCCAACGTCCAGCCCTGGCACACCTACGTGCTCTCGGGCGCGAGGCGGCGAGCGCTCACCGAGCACGTGCTGCGCTACTACGACACCCTTGGCCGGGCGAAGCGCGAGTTCGACTACCAGCCGGATCCCGCAGCGTGGGAGTCGCCATTCAAAGAACGTAGGGAGAGGTTCGGCGAGGGACTCTACGGTCGCGCTCTTGGCCTGCGCCTGGAGGACGCAACGGAGCGTGAGCGCTACCACCGCCGCAACTACGACTTCTTCTCCGCTCCCGTCGGGATGATCGTGACCACGGCCCGCAACCCCCGAGCAAGTGCGCTCATCGATGTCGGTGCGTACATCCAGACCCTCCTCCTGAGCGCTCAGAGCCGTGGCCTTGCTACCTGTGCGCAGGCGTCATTTCTGGACTTCCACCCGGCGGTGCGGGAGCACCTGGCCATTCCGGCCGCTCGGATGATCGTGTGCGGCATCTCGCTGGGCTACGAGGACCGGGCTCACCCGATCGCTGCGAACGAGACGGACAGGGAGCCGGTCGACCAACAGGTGACCTTTGTCCGGTAG